Proteins from a genomic interval of Fusarium oxysporum Fo47 chromosome I, complete sequence:
- a CDS encoding serine hydrolase-domain-containing protein, with protein sequence MSTNASSSTVKQRYHLFYDALVYGDHRCFSEPETGVVRGMLGKLTRSLLSCDPRFKLTQRPKRCLTSSDPGTLHLPRILCLHGGGVNAQIFELQCRALIRSLASSLRLVFMQAPFISAPHPDIVSVYGEYGPFRRWLRWQPDHPEIEAEAAAELLRNQARRAMDTDPGTGEWIGILGFSQGAKIAASLLWTQQKVTEQFGAEEALTQFKFGVLMAGRAPLITLDSRLQHPPAVVDAALLSSEFKDFPESNVGDHVLSIPTLHVHGLRDPGLEQHQVLLKTYCATGTTTLVEWDGGHRIPIKSHDVDAVTTEILKLAKNAGVKLPN encoded by the exons ATGTCAACCAATGCGAGCTCTTCCACCGTAAAACAGAG GTATCATCTCTTTTATGATGCGCTGGTGTACGGAGATCATCGCTGTTTTTCGGAGCCCGAAACGGGTGTCGTTCGGGGAATGCTAGGAAAGCTTACCCGAAGCCTGTTAAGCTGTGATCCTCGGTTTAAGCTTACACAGAGACCGAAACGCTGTCTT ACCTCCAGCGATCCAGGGACTCTTCATCTCCCCCGCATTCTCTGCCTTCACGGCGGCGGCGTCAATGCACAAATCTTCGAACTACAATGCCGCGCTCTGATCAGGAGCCTTGCTTCCTCTCTCCGTCTAGTCTTCATGCAAGCACCCTTCATCTCAGCGCCTCACCCCGATATTGTCAGCGTCTACGGTGAATATGGGCCTTTTCGGCGCTGGCTCCGCTGGCAGCCCGATCATCCCGAGATTGAAGCAGAGGCCGCCGCCGAGCTACTTCGGAACCAGGCCCGCAGGGCTATGGACACCGACCCCGGAACCGGAGAGTGGATCGGCATTCTGGGGTTCTCGCAGGGCGCTAAGATTGCGGCGAGTTTATTGTGGACGCAGCAGAAAGTGACGGAGCAGTTTGGTGCGGAAGAGGCGCTGACGCAGTTCAAGTTTGGTGTTCTCATGGCTGGGAGAGCGCCTTTGATTACGCTGGATTCCCGGCTGCAACATCCTCCAGCGGTCGTTGATGCGGCGCTGTTGAGCTCTGAGTTCAAAGACTTCCCTGAGTCGAACGTGGGAGACCATGTCTTGAGCATACCTACACTACATGTCCATGGACTTCGAGATCCTGGACTCGAGCAGCACCAGGTTCTGCTGAAGACATACTGCGCAACTGGCACGACGACTCTAGTTGAGTGGGATGGTGGACATCGTATACCGATCAAGAGCCATGATGTCGACGCTGTGACAACTGAGATCTTGAAGTTGGCAAAGAACGCAGGCGTGAAGCTGCCCAACTGA
- a CDS encoding uncharacterized protein (family of unknown function-domain containing protein), which translates to MSNPEKAPQYSAGDQHGSGLLPTANPTQNQPQDSSLPPAYEQGSAELPGDEKPRAPQNPDQHVQFAGSQSQQPPQFAPTAGAEQYPSAADEKRKLEQQYFPPPPPGPPPAQDQHQASAAHPNPLQGNPVTVPQQHQETHQPFDAQQSQQAQQNYAIPQYDPAHPTFAPPPTNQPAQAQAPPSPTAPTHGHGFGHGPETTATQASTSAHPETHKKPGWSEKFSQLGIKAAAPINSLAHKFGSQSFLPETIDKECDKAASILKSFCKNGVYADPSSSQVPTSTDPKAQETNDEIIDPTKEKPKKRVLVNIPPKVIAKAQGLAIFTTLRAGYAFSGATGSGILISRLPDGSWGPPSGIQVHSVGAGFMIGLDIYDCVCVINSREALNAFAKTRVALGSDLAVVAGPYGAGGAVEIGAAMDGKKKDKEHKDEEAPPKPPRPTEDSQGLKPETDADKKKKRRSLSTGAFKPVFSYVKSRGFYAGIQVDGTVVVERKDANAAFYGERVSVEQIIRGEVPRQSGMWPAGARNLLETLKGAEVGSLKVNSVSPTDRDPASTGPSGPSAPVASGANAGQTQPPGYVDDGVHRPEVGDVKYR; encoded by the exons ATGTCGAATCCTGAGAAGGCTCCCCAGTATTCCGCTGGCGACCAGCATGGAAGCGGTCTGCTTCCTACCGCCAACCCTACGCAAAACCAACCCCAAGACTCTTCTCTGCCTCCTGCGTACGAGCAGGGATCAGCCGAGCTTCCTGGAGACGAGAAGCCCCGCGCACCCCAAAATCCTGATCAACATGTCCAGTTCGCAGGATCCCAAAGCCAGCAGCCTCCTCAGTTTGCACCCACTGCCGGAGCCGAGCAATATCCAAGTGCTGCAGATGAGAAGCGCAAGCTAGAGCAGCAGTACTtccctccccctcctccagGTCCTCCTCCTGCGcaagaccaacaccaagcttccGCTGCCCATCCGAACCCTCTCCAGGGCAACCCAGTCACTGtgcctcaacagcatcaggAGACTCACCAGCCCTTTGACGCTCAGCAGTCTCAGCAGGCCCAGCAAAACTACGCTATCCCGCAGTACGACCCTGCTCATCCTACCTTTGCACCCCCTCCTACGAACCAGCcagctcaggctcaggcGCCGCCAAGTCCTACAGCTCCTACCCATGGACATGGCTTCGGCCATGGTCCGGAGACAACCGCAACCCAGGCTTCGACTTCTGCGCATCCTGAGACACACAAGAAGCCCGGCTGGAGCGAAAAGTTCAGCCAGCTTGGTATCAAGGCCGCTGCACCTATTAACAGCTTGGCGCACAAGTTTGGTAGCCAGAGTTTCCTCCCCGAGACTATCGACAAGGAGTGTGATAAGGCAGCTTCTATCCTGAAGTCCTTCTGCA AAAACGGTGTCTACGCCGATCCTAGCTCTAGCCAGGTTCCCACATCGACAGACCCCAAGGCACAGGAAACTAATGACGAGATCATCGATCCCACCAaagagaagcccaagaagagaGTTCTTGTCAACATCCCTCCCAAGGTCATCGCCAAGGCCCAAGGTCTCGCTATCTTCACAACCCTTCGTGCCGGCTACGCTTTCTCTGGTGCCACTGGTTCAGGCATCTTGATCTCTCGTCTTCCCGATGGATCATGGGGTCCTCCTTCAGGTATCCAAGTCCACTCCGTTGGCGCTGGTTTCATGATCGGTCTTGACATTTACGACTGTGTCTGTGTCATCAACAGCCGAGAAGCACTCAACGCTTTCGCCAAGACCCGTGTTGCCCTGGGTAGTGACCTTGCTGTTGTCGCTGGTCCATATGGCGCCGGCGGTGCTGTGGAGATCGGCGCTGCCAtggatggaaagaagaaggataaggagCATAAGGACGAGGAGGCTCCTCCCAAACCTCCCCGCCCTACTGAGGACAGCCAAGGCCTGAAGCCAGAGACCGATGCcgacaagaaaaagaaacgcCGCAGCCTTAGCACCGGCGCTTTCAAGCCTGTCTTTTCCTACGTTAAGTCTCGCGGTTTCTACGCAGGCATTCAAGTCGACGGCACCGTCGTTGTTGAGCGCAAGGATGCCAATGCCGCTTTCTACGGCGAGCGTGTCTCAGTCGAGCAGATCATCCGAGGAGAGGTTCCCCGCCAGAGCGGCATGTGGCCCGCTGGTGCTCGAAACCTTCTCGAAACTCTGAAGGGTGCTGAGGTCGGATCCCTCAAGGTCAACTCCGTGTCTCCGACCGATCGGGACCCCGCTTCCACCGGACCCTCCGGACCTTCGGCGCCGGTGGCGTCGGGAGCTAATGCGGGACAGACACAGCCTCCGGGATATGTCGATGATGGAGTTCACCGACCTGAAGTTGGAGATGTGAAGTATCGTTAG